The sequence TGGTGTCAGGATCTTTTTTACCTCGGCCGGCAGCCCTAAAACCTGGACCGGCTATCTCAAAGATCGCGGTGCTACGGTGGTGCATGTCACCTCAAGTCCGGACCTAGCCCGCAAGTGTGAGGCTGCAGGATGCGATGCGGTGGTTGCAGAAGGGTTCGAAGCCGGCGGCCACAACGGACGCGACGAGATCACAACTTTAGTGCTGATCCCGCAAGTGGTTGATGCCGTAAAAATCCCCGTCATCGCTGCTGGTGGCATCGGTGACGGACGGGGTATTGCGGCAGCCTTAGCACTCGGTGCCGCTGGGGTTCAAATCGGTTCACGCTTCGCCGCCACTGTGGAATCAAGTGCACATTCTAAATTTAAGCAGGCGATCGTCGATGCAGGACCTGGTTCGACGATACTTGCTATGAAAGAACTGGTGCCGGTGCGCCTTTTGAAAAATAAATTTTTCGACCAGGTGAGTGCTCTTGAGCAAAAGTGCGCTGACAAAGAGGCGTTGACCATGCTTCTTGGAAAGGGCCGGGCTAAGCGCGGCATCTTAGAGGGCGACCTCGACGATGGTGAATTAGAAATTGGGCAGGTCTCTGGTCTCATTAAAGACATTCCGACGGTTGCGGCTTTAGTTCAACGCCTCGAGGCCGAGTACCGAGCGGCAGTAGCTCATCTGCCGCATACAATAACAGGAGTATGAAGTGACTTTGGTAACGGACGCCAGCGGCCACGCACGCCGCGTTAAACGCGGATGGATGAACCTGCGCGTTGAGCAAATCATTCACGAAACACTGGATACCGACACCTTCATTTTAACGGATGCTGAAGAGGGCGGTCGGGTCTTTGACTATATCGCAGGACAATACCTGACGTTCCGCTTCGACCATGTCGATACTAAGCCGCTGGTACGCTCGTACACTATGTCGAGCTCTCCTTGTCAGGTGCCCCATTGTGCCGTTACGGTCAAAAGGGTCGACGGTGGTAAGATTAGCAACTGGCTCTGCGACCACGTCAAAGTGGGCGATATCTTGAGGGCACGCGGACCTATCGGAAAGTTTGTCTACGATGCTAGCGCTGACAAGAAGCATTTGGTCATGGTTGCCGGTGGCAGTGGCGTAACACCTTTTGTCAGTATGTTGCGCGAATATGCCCAGAGACTGGGACAGAGCGATGCACCGACACAAATGACCCTGGTAGTCTCGCACAGATCAAAAACCGACATCATTTGCGCGGCCGATCTAGCTCCGCTCGAGAAAATCACTGGCGTCAAAATTATCACCACTCTCAGTCGCGAAGACCTCAGTGGCGAAGGCTATTGGCACGGACGCCTAGATGACGACAAGCTAGCCTGCGCCTTGGCCGGGACATACGGCAATGCCACATACATGACTTGCGGACCTAAAGCCATCATGGACTTGACGGTTAGCCATCTACAGAGTGCAGGCGTGCCCGAGGCCGACATCAAACTGGAGTCATTTGAGTCCTAGGCTAATCTGCATCCACGCTCTCAGTGCACTAGGTGCAAATGACGCCGTGGCGCGGCTGTAGTGGATGGCCTTGCCCTCGTGGACACACTGTTTGGTGCGCTGTGTATGATCATAGGCGCAGCTCCAGCAACTGGCGCAGCGCGCAATCCAGCCACGTCCCCACGAAGATCGGCAAGCAAGTGTTCGCAGTAGATAATCAAGGCTGCATGGATGTGCTTTACCACAGCTATGTTATGACGGCGTCCGTGCTCCGTCTTCACAACTTGAAAGAAGTCGGCACCCTTTAAAATATGAAATCCCTCGGTGACGCAGTGGTCACTGATGAGTCGCATGCTAGCGTCATGCAACTCTAGGTGGGCTGCTACGTCAGTCGCTGTGAGTGACTTTGGTATCTGGCCATGAAATCGTTGACGCAGCCGCGCGATATCCTTGATGAGGATCTGCCGCGCAAGATCATCTATCTCGAAGGGAACGAGTAGCTGCTTGGCAAAGCGAATGACTTCTGATGCCTTAGCCTTAATACGCGCGGATAGTTGCATAGGGCAAGTCCTGGGCTAGGTGTTGGCAGTAGAACTATAGGTTAACGAAATCCTTTTCTAAATCATTTTAAAAATTTTATCAAGTTTTTTATAATTTATTTTAATATTTTATTAAAGTCGTCTATGTAATGACATGCGATAAATGACATAAAACCAAATAACCGTTGAAAATATAAAGACAAAATAGCTGCCGAAAGCATTCACCTGAGGCGCCATGCAGTCACCCGTGGCGCCCATAACATCAGAGGGGCCCGCAGGACAGGCAGCGATACAGCGCCCTCCTACCAGCTCAAATCCTCCATGACAGTCGTCTGGTGCGGGCGAGGGAAGTAGCTTAGAAACGGCACCCTCCACGGCAGAGAATTCCTTTAAAATATTAATTTCATTAGATAATTTCATTGTTGACTCATCTGGGGGCACAACACCGGAAAGGGTTTTAGGTCCCCCCTAGGGGGGCGTGGCCCGGAGGCTTTTGAAGGTAGGCCGAGCGCATCCATACCTCGAACTTATAAGTTCGTAAATTGGAATTAATGCGTTCGCTGCCCAAAGCCCCTCCACACCCCTAAAATTATAAGAGGAGGACTCACCTTGACGGCTATTGCGATTAGAAGACGAGTGTCCGCCAACATCAAACGCTGCCGTCAACGCGCAGGTCTGACGCAGGAGGCTATGGCCAGTCGCCTGGGCGTTTCACTACGCTATGTCTCTATGCTTGAACAGAATGCTAGAAATCTGAGTATAGAGTCTCTGGCCAAGGTCGCTGGTTGCCTCGAAGTAGATATCGCAGAACTTGTCTGCGACGAAAAATACTTGGATCAGGCCAAACAATCGGCCGCTGAGCTGGGTATCCAGCTCCTTCAGCAATTCGTTAAAGGCCACGACGACACCTAGAATCCCCAAGAGCCCAGAGTCACCCGACCGCCCCATCGCGGAAAATAAAAAACACGGCGCCAACTAGACATAGTCCTGCCCACACATAATTCCATGTCAATTTGACGCCCATATAGTAGGCCGCGAAGACGCAGAAGACACTGAGCGTAATCACCTCCTGCAGGATCTTTAACTGAGGTAGGGTGAACTGCATCGCTCCCATGCGATTTCCTGGGACTTGGAAGCAGTATTCAAAAAAAGCGATCCCCCAGCTTATGAGCACAACCAGCCATAGCGGCCGGTCCGCTAGATGCTTTAGATGCCCGTACCAAGCAAACGTCATAAACATATTTGAAATGATGAGAAGACCCACGGTCTGCAACATAGCCACTCCCCATTTATGAGATCATGACATTATCATTTAAATCACACTTTAATACTGTTAGGTAATAGCCGGTCGACCGCATTGCATTTGGCCCCCTTTAACACTGGCAAAATTGTGATGGAGACGTCAGGCGAAACATCAACTCTAGGTTCACTGCCAGCAGCATGGCGGCTTAAAGATCATCGACTCATCAGCCTTATTGGATGGGGGGTAGTCGCCTTAGCCATCGGTCTCACAGTTACGGCCACGTACATCGCTCGCCAGGATACCACCGCTAAAGGCGCAGCATTGTTTGAGCTGGCTGCTAAAGATATCGAACGAGACATTCAGGAACGGATGGCTGGTTACGGTCAAGCTCTGATCCAAACGCGTGGATTCCTCGAAGCAAGTGGCAGCGTCTCTCGCTCAGAATTTGCCACTTACGTCAAAAGTATTGATTTAGACGCCTTATACCCAGGCATCCAGGGTATTGGCTTTGTCGTTAAAATCCCTGCCGACGAACTTGAGCCTCACCTTCGCGGGATAAGGACCCAGGGTTTTCCAGATTACTCTGTGAGACCTCATACGCCACGCGACTTTTATTACCCAATTACTCTGATTGAGCCCTTCAATTGGCGCAACCAGCGAGCATTTGGCTACGATATGATGACGGAAGGGGTGCGCCGCCGCGCTATGGAATTAGCCCGGGACACGGGCCAATTAACCCTAAGTGGCAAGGTGCGCCTCGTGCAGGAGACAGACCTCCATCCACAACCAGGTCTCCTTCTTTATGTCCCTAAATACGCTAGAGACGCTCGGATTGATACACCGGAAGATCGTCAGGCAGCCCTCGAGGGTTTTATCTACAGCCCCTTTCGCGCTATCGATCTGATGCAGGGTATCTTCGGGGAACGATACAAACATGACCAAGCAGTCTCGTTTGAGGTCTACGATGGTCTAAATACCTTAGAAGCCAATTTGCTTTATTCGCGGATCAAAGATGGATTACACAGACAATTTAATACGAACAGTTCTCAATTTTCCAAAACCACAACATTAACAATCTTCGGGAATGCTTGGACGGTTCGTACCTACTCACTACCTGAATTTAGAGCGCAAGCCGCTCCCTCATCTCCAACTGTGACGGCCACAGCTGGCATAGTCTTTACGATTCTCATCATACGTTTGGTTATGACACTACAAAAGCTAGGTCAAACAGCCGAACGCCTCAGGTCCAGTGAAGACAGTTACCGCACATTGACCGAGGTAGCACCCCAAATAGTCTGGGCTGCGACCGTTAGTGCTGGCAACGTTTACATCAACCGATTTTGGTCCGACTACACCGGCATGGCTCCGGCGCAAGCCTTGGGTAGCGGATGGCAGCATGCCTTGCACCCGGCTGACATTAAGATCATGCAAGACGCGTGGCAACAAGCGATACGAGACTCAAGTCAATCCTTTGAGTGCGAGATGCGCATACGTCGCCATGACGGGCAATTTCGCTGGCATTTGAGCCGCGCCCGGCTGATGCCCCGACTCAGTGGTCACGACTCTAAGTGGCTTGGTGTAGCCACCGACATTCATGATCGCAAAATGACGGAGCAAGTACTCTCGCAACGCGAAGCGCATTTACAACTTATCATGGATTCGATTCCGGCTCTGATAGCTTACATAAGCGTCGACTGCAAATACTTGAGTGTCAATAAAACCTACGAGTCATGGTTTCAGATCAATAAAGCGTCCATGATTGGCCAAACAGTCGAGGGTTTTCACGGTCCTGAGGTAGCAAAGGCGTTATTGCCATTTATGAAACGCGCGTTAAGTGGTGATACCGTTCATTTTGAAATGCCCATCATGCAACAAAACGGACTACTGAGGCACATCAGTGGCACCTATGTTCCCGATATTTTAGAAGACGGCAAAGTGATTGGTTTTTTCGTCTTTGTCATGGATGTGAGCGAGGCCAAATTAGCGGAAGCTCGTCTCCAACAGAGCTACCAACGATTCATTAACGTGGCTCGGGCTACCAATGACGTCGTTTGGGACTGGCAAATTGAGTCAAACTCACGGTGGTGGAGCGACGCCGTGACCTCTGTTTTTGGTTATGATGTACAAACTAGCATCATGAACCAGACGTGGTGGGAATCGAAAATTCACCCTGATGATCGTGATCAAGTGGTCGCAAGTATCAACCATCACATCGCTAGCCAACATCAAAGTTGGAGCGAACAGTACCGCTTCCAAAGAAACGATGGGAGTTACGCTTATGTGCATGACCGTGGCTACACCGTGTTTGGCCTAAGAAATGAGTTGCCTCTCCAAATGGTCGGCGCAATCCAAGATATTAGTGAAAGAAAAATAACTGAGGAGGCTTTATTAAAAGCCAAAGAAGATGCCGAAGCGGCCAATCAGACTAAGACCAACTTCTTGGCAAATATGTCTCACGAGATCAGAACCCCCCTAGGGGTCGTCCTCGGGTTTTCTGAATTACTTGCCAAAGGTGAGTTAAGTTCCGAAGAGAGAGACAGATCGGTTGAGGCGATCAATCGCAATGGTGAGCTAGTTTCAAGTATCATCAACGATATTCTAGACATCTCTAAAATTGAGGCCGGTCGACTAGAGATTGAGATTGTACCGACAAATCTCGTCTCGCTCATCGACGACCTCAATGCCGGTTTTGAATTGCAAGCACGGGAAAAAGGCATCGACTACAAATGCAGTTTTGTTGGTCAAATTCCTCGGACTATTACCACTGACGCCCTGCGCCTCAAGCAAATCATCTTCAATATCGTTGGCAATGCCGTTAAATTCACGCAACGTGGATCCGTGTCGTTACGCATTTATCTGACTAATGAGAAAGAGCCGCGCAAACTTATACTCGAAGTCACAGATACAGGACCGGGGATTGCACCCGAAAATACGGGTAAACTTTTTGAAGCGTTCTCACAAGCTGACGCCTCAACTACGCGTAAGTTTGGCGGCACTGGTCTCGGCCTTGCTTTATCCAGGCGCTTGGCCCAGGCCTTGGGCGGCGATGTCATACTGCTAAGGACAGAAGTCGACCACGGCAGCACCTTTCAGATTAGAATAGATACCGGCAGTATTGATGCCGCCGTCCAGATTCCCGCCCCCGCGCAGTATCAGCCGCAGCCAATCACGCTTGACGGCATGCGCATATTGGTCGTTGATGATTCTGCAGACAATAGAATGCTCATAGGGCGCATCCTCAATCGGCATGGCGCCAGCGTCAAACTGGTAAACAGTGGTCATGCGGGCATTGCAGAGGCACTGACGACTCCATTCGACATCGTATTAATGGATATCCAAATGCCTGAGCTAGATGGTTACGAAGCCACACGCACTCTCAGGAAAGCCGGCTACCGCGCCCCCATCGTCGCACTTACGGCGCATGCCCTGAAGGCGGACCGTGAACGCTGCCTCAGCCAGGGCTTTGATGGTTACCTGACAAAACCTATTCAACGGCTGGAACTCGTATCGCAAATAGCCAAACTAAAGGCGCGACAAACCAGTGCAGGCTAGCCCTCATGATGCTAAGCTTCGGGTAAATCTGAATTTTGCCTGAGGGACAATTATGGCCGAACCACTGCATTGGAGTCTGAGACCTGAGGTCTTTACATTCAGCCCACTTCCTCGCTGGTACAGTTTACTTTTTGCCTTGGGGATAGTCGGTGGCTACTCGATCATCCGCCAGATGTTTATAAGAGAGAAAAAGCCAGTCGAAATTCTTGACTCCTTACTCGTCTACGTAGTGGTCGGCATGATGCTTGGCATGCGCCTGGGGCATGTGCTCTTTTATCAGCCCGATTATTACTCCGAGCATCTGCTTGAAATCCCGATGATCTGGAAAGGCGGCTATGCCAGCCACGGTGGCTTCATCGGCGTTATCATCGCGCTTATCCTTTTTGCGCGGAAGTATCGCGACCTATCCTTCT is a genomic window of Deltaproteobacteria bacterium containing:
- a CDS encoding helix-turn-helix transcriptional regulator, translated to MTAIAIRRRVSANIKRCRQRAGLTQEAMASRLGVSLRYVSMLEQNARNLSIESLAKVAGCLEVDIAELVCDEKYLDQAKQSAAELGIQLLQQFVKGHDDT
- a CDS encoding PAS domain S-box protein, translating into MHLAPFNTGKIVMETSGETSTLGSLPAAWRLKDHRLISLIGWGVVALAIGLTVTATYIARQDTTAKGAALFELAAKDIERDIQERMAGYGQALIQTRGFLEASGSVSRSEFATYVKSIDLDALYPGIQGIGFVVKIPADELEPHLRGIRTQGFPDYSVRPHTPRDFYYPITLIEPFNWRNQRAFGYDMMTEGVRRRAMELARDTGQLTLSGKVRLVQETDLHPQPGLLLYVPKYARDARIDTPEDRQAALEGFIYSPFRAIDLMQGIFGERYKHDQAVSFEVYDGLNTLEANLLYSRIKDGLHRQFNTNSSQFSKTTTLTIFGNAWTVRTYSLPEFRAQAAPSSPTVTATAGIVFTILIIRLVMTLQKLGQTAERLRSSEDSYRTLTEVAPQIVWAATVSAGNVYINRFWSDYTGMAPAQALGSGWQHALHPADIKIMQDAWQQAIRDSSQSFECEMRIRRHDGQFRWHLSRARLMPRLSGHDSKWLGVATDIHDRKMTEQVLSQREAHLQLIMDSIPALIAYISVDCKYLSVNKTYESWFQINKASMIGQTVEGFHGPEVAKALLPFMKRALSGDTVHFEMPIMQQNGLLRHISGTYVPDILEDGKVIGFFVFVMDVSEAKLAEARLQQSYQRFINVARATNDVVWDWQIESNSRWWSDAVTSVFGYDVQTSIMNQTWWESKIHPDDRDQVVASINHHIASQHQSWSEQYRFQRNDGSYAYVHDRGYTVFGLRNELPLQMVGAIQDISERKITEEALLKAKEDAEAANQTKTNFLANMSHEIRTPLGVVLGFSELLAKGELSSEERDRSVEAINRNGELVSSIINDILDISKIEAGRLEIEIVPTNLVSLIDDLNAGFELQAREKGIDYKCSFVGQIPRTITTDALRLKQIIFNIVGNAVKFTQRGSVSLRIYLTNEKEPRKLILEVTDTGPGIAPENTGKLFEAFSQADASTTRKFGGTGLGLALSRRLAQALGGDVILLRTEVDHGSTFQIRIDTGSIDAAVQIPAPAQYQPQPITLDGMRILVVDDSADNRMLIGRILNRHGASVKLVNSGHAGIAEALTTPFDIVLMDIQMPELDGYEATRTLRKAGYRAPIVALTAHALKADRERCLSQGFDGYLTKPIQRLELVSQIAKLKARQTSAG
- a CDS encoding nitronate monooxygenase, with the translated sequence MSIQSPAITKLFGISKPIVQGGMVWVSGAKLAAAVSEAGGLGLIGAGSMQPDLLKLHIDKALALTSKPLGVNIPLLYSKAQEQIDIALAAGVRIFFTSAGSPKTWTGYLKDRGATVVHVTSSPDLARKCEAAGCDAVVAEGFEAGGHNGRDEITTLVLIPQVVDAVKIPVIAAGGIGDGRGIAAALALGAAGVQIGSRFAATVESSAHSKFKQAIVDAGPGSTILAMKELVPVRLLKNKFFDQVSALEQKCADKEALTMLLGKGRAKRGILEGDLDDGELEIGQVSGLIKDIPTVAALVQRLEAEYRAAVAHLPHTITGV
- a CDS encoding DMT family protein; translated protein: MLQTVGLLIISNMFMTFAWYGHLKHLADRPLWLVVLISWGIAFFEYCFQVPGNRMGAMQFTLPQLKILQEVITLSVFCVFAAYYMGVKLTWNYVWAGLCLVGAVFFIFRDGAVG